A genomic segment from Candidatus Brocadia sp. encodes:
- a CDS encoding ParB/RepB/Spo0J family partition protein: MSKKEKLSRSLQSLLGGVIGIEADVGQDVIVRLNPEDVQPNDLQPRDLFNEEEMRGLVESIRKYGILQPIIVRPLSHGYMLIAGERRWRAAKQLGLKEIPAIVRHANGENILEIALIENIQREDLNPIEKAKGFEELITKFGLTQEQVAKAMGKDRTSVTNYLRLLDLPQEIQDNVSRGTLSMGHARALLAIQDKETQTRLCERIIQDGLSVRDIEEIVSIEKKQVKPGKTITKKTSPHIEDLEDRFRRFFGAKVTIRESNGKGKILIAFHSSEEFSRIANTLGIQI; this comes from the coding sequence ATGTCGAAAAAGGAAAAACTCAGCCGCAGCTTACAATCACTCCTTGGCGGAGTTATTGGAATAGAGGCCGATGTAGGACAAGATGTAATTGTGCGGCTTAACCCCGAAGATGTTCAGCCCAACGACCTCCAGCCTCGAGACCTCTTTAACGAAGAAGAGATGCGGGGGCTTGTGGAATCCATCAGAAAATACGGTATTTTACAACCCATCATCGTAAGACCACTCTCGCACGGATACATGCTCATTGCAGGAGAGCGACGCTGGCGGGCGGCAAAACAACTTGGATTAAAAGAGATACCTGCCATCGTTCGACACGCCAACGGAGAAAATATCCTGGAAATCGCCTTGATAGAAAATATTCAAAGGGAAGACCTCAATCCTATTGAAAAGGCCAAAGGATTCGAAGAACTGATCACAAAGTTCGGACTCACCCAGGAACAGGTTGCGAAGGCCATGGGAAAAGACCGCACATCTGTAACCAATTATCTCCGGTTATTGGACTTGCCGCAGGAAATCCAAGATAATGTTTCACGTGGAACATTATCCATGGGACATGCGCGGGCATTATTGGCCATTCAAGACAAGGAAACACAGACGAGGCTTTGCGAACGCATTATACAAGATGGGTTATCCGTAAGAGACATAGAGGAGATTGTTTCGATAGAAAAGAAACAAGTCAAACCTGGAAAAACAATCACAAAAAAGACATCTCCCCATATCGAAGACCTGGAAGACCGATTCCGCAGGTTTTTTGGGGCAAAGGTTACTATCAGGGAAAGCAACGGCAAGGGGAAGATTCTGATTGCATTTCATTCAAGCGAGGAATTCAGCAGGATTGCAAATACCTTGGGAATTCAGATTTAA